TTAGAAATTGACTTCGGTGAATTTTTGAATACATAGTCCAATaataatatacatgtatatatgcatagacgaatatatacatacacacatatattcCTGGATTTTATGTTGGCTTAATttattaagaattttttttttaaatacgaGTGGATTTTGGCTATTTTCTAGATGCTAAAATGCAGGGTGTTACAGAGAGTGTTGCCTACGTGGCAGCCTGAGCTACCACATGAGTTGAGGATGCGGTTGGCCCAAATCTTGGCAGCGGCGAGGTAGCCAATGCCGGTGTAGTAGGTGAGGTTCTCACCCCAGGAGTGGCGTTGCGTGATGGACTCCTCCTGGAAGATGAACTCCAGGGAGGTGGGCAGGTCATAGAGATGCTTGTAGGGGATGTTGAGGTCCTTTGTACGAGTTCTAGATGTGGCGGCCAAAGGCATCCCAGCGGCCATTGGATCCCGATGAGAACAACCTCGAATTGGCCATGGCAGCGCGAGGGGAAGGGTGGCGCCTGGGAGGAGGGGTGGTGCGACGCGGAGAGACATCtgggagggggaggggtgggagtggatttttctaatatttatatGAATGGCAATTTGTTTGTAAATTGGATGAATTCCTATGGACATTTTGGTGAAGAGGTGGGACGTAGCCTTATTTTTACTGTTTTTTTCCACCTACAGGAATAAAGATGTGCTTACTGCTTCATGTGACCATAAGCTTTACCTTCTAGACTATTGGAGAAGGAGGAGTGATGGAAGGTGCATTAGGTTTTCTAGTATGTGCTCATCCTATGACTATTGGATCAACCATCCTCCACCTCAGCCATTGTGAAATTTCCTCAGCCATTGTGAAATTTCCTCAGCCAAACATAGGATTAGCCACCAAAATATTTTATAGCGGGCTCAAACTACTCTCACGCATTCTGCGATGACAGAGATGTAGCCCTCCTAAATGATGCTAATGTatgtaattttacaaattaACACCTAATTTTTAATTTGTACATATATAAATGTTGAAACTATATGTGAATGATGAATTGCATGTCAACCATATATGACATGTGATGATTACATGTGTATATGAAGAAAGATAAACTATATGTGAACCACATATTCTGTTTTTTCTTGTACGGATGTATTATTGCCGATTTGTGGCTCAAACAGGCAGTGATAACTGTCAGTTCATGGTTCGAACATGCAATGATGATGGCAATATTATTGTTAGTTTATGGttcaaaccggtagtgataatggtgatatcagtgttggtttgtgactcaaaccaacagtgatactaAGTCATCATTGATGGTTCTGTAATTGGTACTGATACTTCGAGACTATCACTGCCTATAGTTTAGCGCATTTGGTGGGTTTCATGTCTGAAGCCAAAAGGTGAGCATCTTTGTTGTGCTGTTACTTGTCACGTCACTTTGCATGCTGGCATTGGTTTGAAAACTTTGAATGCTCCTGTTCTGGGCTTGCTACCCATTTGTCACGTCACTTCGAGTGCATTAGGATCAAACAACGATTACAATGTTATATCATTGGGGGTCGAATGTATGAATGTGTTTATTCTTCATCCTTGCTTGAGTAGTCCAATAATTTACTTGCTTATTCGAGTTGATATATGGAGTTATGGACATGTTTTACCCTTTTGCTTTCTTATTTTCTAAACAAGTTTTCAATTCGTTACCTGTTCTATCAATATTTTTTCCAACTGCGAGTCACTGATTATTCGGCAATCCTGTGATGTGTTGCAGAAACTGTGGAGTCAATAATTCTGCATTCAGTTGTGAGGAATTAAGCTACAGTTTACTCATAGTTGTAGACTTGCAATTGTGGTACCTAGCCTTTTCCTTTAACTGATCTTTTTGGCTGCAGAATTATGCTTAAAAGTAAAATCGGGCATCGGGAATTAGCCTGCTGATTTCAGTTCTGACATTGATTAGGTGCAAAAATAGAATTTTGCTTATCGGTTCTGCTAGGTTCAACTCTAAATTTATGATAGGATGAGCTTTTTTATAGCCTCAGCTTCTTCTTCGGTTTGATTAGGAGTTGTGCACTTTTTTCAGCGTGGAGATTATCATTTTGTTCAAAATTGTTCAAGGCATTTGCAGGCTTTGAGGTAGATATGCACTTCTTGTGTTATGTTTAAGGTGTCCTTCATGTCAGCTCTTGGGTAACGAAATTGCTTAAAGCATTTAAGACATGACTCTCCAAGCTGAATGATTAGTGCTGTTccttaaaaaaatgttttcctTCTAGGTCAGTGTTACTGAAATTGGTCTTTTCATTGTCCaggtattattttttttttttttgcctattGGATTGTGTGTTTGCTGTTCAGCAATGTACcaactaaacaaaaagcttaaaGGGTATCAAAGTATGGGCGTTTCTACTTCCTTTACTTCGTGTATTAGTGGCACAAGGGGAGCTGGTGCTGCCTGTTATGTTTTATAATTTCCTTTTTTGGTTACAAAATATTTCCACAGTTATCATGTTTCTACTCTGTATGTTGTTGACATCGAATTTGTGCAGCAGAAAAATATTTTCCACTAATCTTATATTTGcctagggaaaaatgcaaaaaaaaaaaacctcaaaagtTACTTCGATTTTGACTTTCACCGCAGGAgttgtttttttgcaaaaaccCCTTAAAAGTTCGCCTTTGTTGCAACACcctaaattcaaaaaaattattaaaaaatcataaaaaattctaaaaaaactagagacaattctaagaccttctgtgaattttttttcgaaaataatatcctttgcatcatatttcatggagagaaagtttgaaaaaaagaaaaacgtgcagctcatttattaatttgagttaaacgcatagttaattatttactaatctaaaaatcatgcaaccaatttttagtcttcttacgtgatcctctatcttttaaaaatgcatgaaatcttgaaatatttattgtaacgtgcaggattgagtaaatgtgttgcaaatagattaattcataattaatccataacaccccaaaattagtgaaaccacttttattagtttacttaaacaattatttgtgtagaaaaactaatggtagacatgacaaagttaaaataacataagttaataaatgtgctgcacattttttcctttttttcaaacttcctctccatgaaatatgatgtaaagaatattatttttgaaaaaaaaatcacataaggttttagaattgtctctagtttttttagattttttttatttttttgattttttggggTTGCAACAAAGCTGAACTTTTGgaggatttttttgcaacaaaacaatttctgggagaaaagtcaaaatccaattGACTTTTAGGGGTTTGCATTTTTAATCCTTGTAGTCAGGTTATCTTTAAGCAcacaatatggattaagtcttgcgagtaccttcgtactcatattattttttcagTGCTACCAACCAGTAGAAGTTGGTCTTTAGCTACTTCACTCCCGTCGAGAGTGATTGCGGGCATGAGAAGTCAACTACTCGGATATTGTGCTTTTGTGCTAGGGTCTAAGTAAATATAGCtccatccttcttttgttgttcataattttagcttccgctgcatagttctcTTTGGTCTAGGAGTTGTTTAGTTTCAGTCTCCTTCtacctctcttttgctataaaatgtaagaaattgtggatgcttaagaacttgtaatataatttaattactcgctctttgttaagtttttgttgtaatatgatatattgaaaaaatatatgttctGATCTTGGCATAAAATACGTGTCGGGACTATCGGAAcattattctaattaatcattgaaatcatgattaagtaaatgatcgatttaatgattaattagaatattgtttagATGGTTCCTTATATAAGGCTAGCTTGATTCTTGGTTATTAGATTGATTTGGCAAGTTCTAGTGTAAATGTAGGTATCAAGGCCTAGCATGTGTATGTGTGGCTCTATGATGGTGGTGGGTAGGGGtggaaaatagataacatatatttatattattcGATATTTATATTTGATCAAATGTAAATatggtaagaaaaatatgtatccGATTGACATATGGATATGAATATGACTATATCTGAATTCGTTTTCTatatatgaatatggatatatccgaattcatTTTCCTAGAAATGAATAAGGATATAGATAATATTCGTATCCGAATATGTAGAATTACTTATGTGGAATATAAATATAAGTAATaaagttttattcttttatctGATTCTCTTACTTAATTCTTCGATTCTACCAATTGTTTTATTATTTAGTACTATACCACATATACTGTAGCGATAAATTTGGTATTTTTATCTCTCATTCAATggttcaaaattatctaaagtCGTAGTATTGTATTAAAAATAGCTATTTGCCTTAAGTTAGATGATCAATCCACTGAAAATATGGTTCCTTATGTTAATTTTTCATCATGCTCGTGTCAAATAAATTTCTTATTTCACAATTTATTGTTAAAACTATAGTATATTTGTATACAACTAAATCTAATACGTATTCAGATGCGGATTCATATTCAAATAATTCAATTTGTATTCATATTCGAGGATGTTCGAATTCAGATTCATAATAAAATAGGGAtaacaatataaaaatatacaatttAATTCATATTCGACCCATTTTTATCTCTAGCGGTGGACAATCGACTTGGAAAATAGGCGAAGAACCAGATGGAGACAAATGGAATCGGCTGAGAATGCCTCAAACTGATCGAACCAACTTGCAGCCCAAGCTAAATCCGACACAACCACAACTAGAATAGCCAAAGGTCTATTTCTGATTTACCTGGTCCCGCAGGACTAATACATAGCTCATTTGGTTAAAGTATTTATGATAAACCTGTCAATTCGGATGCGAGTCATGCCGTTTAGTATTAACCTTATTTAGACATACGCTACAAGCCCAACCAAATGAGTGGTTGTtatattgtttttaaaaaaaaattgaaaagctaATTTATGAAGGAATGAATTAAAAGCTGAACAATAAATTAAGAGAAACTTTTTAATCTTTGGTGtgctaagaagaaaaaaattattataaaaatcaataaaaaaaatatagccaaaaactaaaaaccaaaaatcaacttttttttaataaaaaattaaaagcaTCGTCCTAACCAATCAGACCTTGAAACGGACTTTACTGGAAAATCGGTATCCCCCACTCGttggagagtttttttttattttagactttttaaaattaatattttaataacagtCCATAAGTatctaaattttcagaaactagtCTTTTTGTCACGCCAAAGTGTCTGACGTGACTTTCCAACGTAGTCACGCTATATTTATCCGAGTCACGTCAACCAATTTAGCATGGCTCAGGCTGCCACGTCGAACCCACATGTAAAGGCACCGGAGTTTCCACTAGCGTGACCACTTTGGTCACACCAATGAATATGGTGTGACTACGTTGGGGAGTCACGCCAGATATTTTGGCGTGACAAAATGAActaatttctgaaaatttagatTCTCACgggttattattaaaatattagtttcaaaaagacttaaaaaaaaaactcctcgtTGGAACTCAGAGCAGTCGTCCGTCCGCATCTCGAGGCCCAGACTCGCACCAACACCAGAACCGGAAGCCGGCGGCGGAATAGGCCGTCGATCTCCGAGCAGCAGCGGCCACCGGCGATGGAGAAGGGAAAGGGTCTCGCCCGCCGCTGGGCGGTGGAGCTCCAcgacgcctcctcctcgtcgtcctccgccGCCGTTCCCGACCCCCCCGGCTTCACCAGATCCGCACCCGACGCAGTAaacccccgccccccccccccccctctctcttcttccttccaCTGGTTTCCTGCTCGCTTGGGCGAATCCCGGAGGCCGGAATTCACATGGTTCCCTTGTCTCGCAGGACGACGCCACGGGCGCGCGCCAGCGCAAGGACTCCGAGGCCGCGTGGAAGGCGAAGGTTCGTTCGATCCATCCCTCTCGCGTGGTTGGTCAAGTATATCCAGGCCGCGTTCATCGCGACTTGGCAACTCGGATAGACAGAGTTTTGCAAAACCTGGATCTTGATCCGTGTGTGCTCTTCGGTGTGAGCAGAAAGCGTGGGAGGTAGCGCAGGCTCCGTTCAAGAACCTGATGATGATGGGCTTCATGATGTGGATGGCCGGGAGCACCGTCCACCTGTTCAGCATCGGGATCACCTTCTCCGCTCTGTGGCAGCCCCTCAGCGCGCTTCGATCCGTCGGGAAAGGTACCGCCTTTGCTGAAGCAAACTCTCTCCGCGGTTGCTAATTTAACTCCATGGATTTAAATTAGGCGTGAATCCTTGCAACTTTAGGACCGTTTTATCAGCAGCTTCGCATATGCCCTTGACCTTGTTAATTGGAATTGGCAATTTAGCATAGCTATGCTAGGAAGACTAGGGGTGCACTTGTGATGAATAGTCAATAGTAATTActtttgtaagtttttttagGTGTTTTGGAACTGGCAATTTAGCATAGCTATGCTAGGAAGACTAGGGGTGCACTTGTGATGAATAGTCAATAGTAATTACTTTTGTAAGTTCTTTTAGGTGTTTTTCAGTCTGGCTGGCAGCCTCTTTGAACTTCCATATTCTGATCCATATTTTGTTAACTGCTTGATGTGTTTTGAAATTAAATCAGTTTAACTGTTGATCACTTGATGTATGTCCACATCGAATCATTCTGGAGGTGCAAGTAACCTTAGGCGCATTTTAGTATGGGAAAATAAGAAATATCTTACACTTACAACCCTTGTGCAGTGGATAAATCAAATATGTGGTCACGTTAATCATTCCTAAAATTAGAGTTGATAATTCTGCAATATATTTTTGTGACTCTAAAATCCTATATCTTGAACcattgcaaatttgcaatgATGACAACCAAGAAGCTTAGTGCTAGAAACAGGGCATGTAGCTGCTCTTCGGCTGTTTTCTGCAGTAAAACTGGTGATATGTAACATCATTGTGACCCCAATAAAGGAATAACATAGTCGCATCATGGCATGACTAAATTTCCATATTTAACTTACATGTTTTTCTTCTAGTAATATACTTACAATTTTAGGATTTGAGaaccgttgcaacgcacgagcACCTCACTAGTCAGTCACAAAGTGATACTAAAATTGCATCAGCTTGTTGGTTCTCTTTGGCCTTCAACAGGCACATTGTGTGGGAGTTAttttatacacacacacacacacacaaacaaatGCAATTTTAGTATCACTTTGTGACTGACTAGTAAGGtacccgtgcgttgcaacggttCTCAAATCCTAAACCCAACCATTTAATTTGACACAAGATACAAACCAAGTAATCAAAAGATGACATGAATATATCACTAAGGTAGTATAGATCAAGATGGTTTATTGTTCTTCACATCCACTCAAATAGAATCAGGACAGCTACTACACTTAGCTGTCAAAAGACCAAACAAGGTAATATGCATCTTTTGGAACGTAATGTTGGACATAGTACCTACGTTCATAAAGCAAAATGTGTCGTAATGGTGTCGACATCAATTAAGTTCATAAACAAAAATGCTCTGcgatgcttcaattttttttgctgTAACAGAACAAACTTATTTTGATTCCTTTTTAACACTCAATTGATTCCATCATCATAGGACAGGCTCTCAACATTACACCTTCCTTTAGGCATTAAAAAGCAACAGTTGTCTCCTTGCTTAGCTATGTCTTTTTCTGTATCCACAAGAAGAAAATACATTCAAAGATTAAATCTATTGGATGAGTTAAGGTTTAGCAGAAGTAATAGCTGGTTGAATTTAGTAAGAAAAGATAAGTGCTAAAATTCCATGAAAAAGAGTGAGAAAAAGCAATGCACAATCAAGAATAGCTCCCAACAAAAacatttcataaaaaaatagtattgtATATGGTACATACATAGAACTTCTTACTATACCGCACTATCCACCAAATAGTACACAACTTCACTGTAGTACAACCAAATAAACATGTTTGATCTGCTGCTCTCTCCAATCAAATTGcatatttaatttaatcatATCTGGTAACTTCTTCAAATGGTTATTTCCATCTCTATACCTTGAGCTCTGCATGAATTGTTCATCTAATTATCTGCAAATGAGATGCGCCATAAGAATGTATCTTAGGCAGCCCACACTCTAGATGGTTAGTCAGCTTTCGCATCATACTCAGATGAAAAATGCAGGCAGAATATTTGTATTCTAATTCAAACATAAATTAAAGAGAATTCTCAAACATGATCAGTTCCCATGACCTATAATACATAGGGATCTTCGAACAGCAGAATGATACAAGTTGTAGCGCTCATCTGTTGAGTGTCCCAGATGAGCAAAAGCAGAACCAAGCAATTACTAGATTTGCAGGAGATTCAAGCAAACGAATGCAAGCTTTTTATATGGTCATTGCAAGAGCACATAACCATCACGGGTTAGCACATCAAGGAACCTAAAAAGCTTCATAAGGCATGGGGGACCAAATGAGTATGaaatacattaaaaaaaatcgtgagTGAACAACTCAGAAATTTGTAAGCAGAACACATGAGAAAAGATAAGTCCAGTTGCTGCAActgtacaacaacaacaaagcctttcagtcccaaacaagttggggtaggctagagatgaaacccataagatcttgcaagtctagtcattGCTGCAACTGTAAAACATCAAAATAAGATGAGGCTCACCTCGTGAAAGCATTGTTGGAATGGAGCCAATTTTGATACCAACATTGCTGGTGCTTCACTGGGACCAGTAGGGTACTCAGCTCCTTTAAAAGAGACACTTAATCTGACTGAAATCTCTGAGTAGGATAACTTTCTCTTCGGTAGGAAGGCCTAattgttaacaattttttttgaaacaacTGGAAAGTGAGAAAGCAGCACATGAACTATATCAGGATGTTGAGATCAAACGGTCAAGGGAAACACAATATTTTGAACAATGGTCCCTTTGGCTTTTGTGGAGGTAAAGCCAATCACTGGTGTATTCATCAAACTCCGTGGCCATGGCCACCACATAGCAATTGTGAGACAGCGCGATTGTAAGTTTATTACATAATCTTTCACACATTGTAAGGTTCATACCTCTCTATGACCAAGAATGCAATAAGGTAACAACCTGGTAGACAATGACTGCTACGGAAAGCCCCACAAAAATGCTCGAGACAACAGCCAGAGCTTTTGACAAGGGCAACTTACCTGCCAGCTCCCCAGCAGCCCATACAAACGAAACAAACAATTAGAATACAGCATCTTTTCTGTGGCGTCTTTTTATATCTTATAAACCTGCAGTGAAATAAAAGTCCTTCCGTATGTTCTTCTGAAGATACTGTAGCTTCCAGAACTAACATGCAAATGGAATTTTATGTTGaattgtaaaaaatatataagaaaTATCTGCTAGAGATATACACAAAAATAGGTAAAGTCCTTCCCTGTTAGAACTATGAATTAATAGTCAAAGTAAAACTGAACTTTACCTATAGGCAAGAACAACcaagaaataaatgcagtggtcACAATAATCCAATTGACATAGAACATCATTTTTTAACTCTCATTGTAGATATTACAAACAGTACAACACTTGCTCGATAGTTTGGATAGACAAATCTGCattaataataaatatgatgTCCTGCATCTCCAATTATGTATCACATGTgattattgttttcttttcaaTGCAAACACAATCGCTACTAATACATAAGATAAACAAGTCCAACTCTGCtattgtcggtggatgaacaccgtaagcggggatcctgagggaccccctttgagattcgaccggtgggctgattctggatctacctcgtacgtggatttaatgcgaatatatgAAATCTAGACGGGACGGATGATTgtcggctagtgagagtaaatgctcaagggattttagacaggttcgggctgcacagAGCGTAAtattctactcctgtgtgtatgatatgctattaatgctcttggaatgcctttctctggatctctgtgttacaaggttttttgtctaagtcttgaaCTTCGGTTTTGTTTTGATTCGTCCGGTCTATAAGGCTTTGTTCGTCTGTCTCCCTTGAGCTTGGACTTCTCAGAATTGTCAAAGAGCTTGGACTTCTACGGAGTGCACCtcccttctatcctatcgggggaggctcggcgtgcctaGAACGGGGCACGAGTCCCCGtacaccataaatagaaagcaacattatggggctacagtttgacgttacaggggttgaaaatgcgcctttgGCTGGTCCCatcgcccattacgcccaacttttagcaggtgcagggggggccaccgggcagccgccgaactgccccgcgtgcccgttcggtcagaGCGGAACTGACACAACAGCggggcaggcgatacgcctcgaacctagcgacgatatctccaaaccgtttcccttatgggccccgcagggtgacgtgcgatgggacctatcgcattaaatgtccccacgccttcctgccaggcggtggcagggactgacttactcagtacaacaggcgtgggggagagtggttggatgtgaccggtcacgctccctcttaaatgcagcatcgggcctcccatcgattgacacctcaccgtggagccttTGTGGGGTCCACgggtaaggggcttctcaggtcctcggggaactttgggtactcggggaccaactgttcttggccccgagcgccctctcccgggttTGTcttttctcgggtccttggggaactccgggtactcggggaccactgttcatggccctgagcacccctcccggaactggctcttctcgggtcctcggggaactccaggtactcggggaccactgttcatggccccgagcaccccttccgGAACTAGCTCTTCTCGGCCCTTGGGGAGgtccgagggatggcgccacgtggcattccgCTATCCtgcctcgggacttggggacccctggttcccatgtcaccgatagCTACCATGCCTCTCCAATCTTGGTCACTTGATGAAATCAAAGAACTGGAAACCAATTAATTCATCACAAAGAACAGTGATGGGTTCATATCTGTGTTATTTAGATCACCCTAAGTCATGGGTGGTCCCAACCTTGCCCTTACCCTGCATCCAAAATGGCTCTGCATGAACACAGATCGTTATAAATTCAGGCTATTTTGAATTGCAAAACATCTCTCACCTACGAACAGCAGTGCCCAAAGCTACAGGTTCTTTCTTGGCATGACCTCCAAGATTGCCGCATGCTCTAAGAGACTACTTATGTAGTGGTTTTCCTATTTCTTCGGCATGACCTCCAAGGAATCAGTTTTATGAATCATTCAACACAGGTTTTGGAAGGAATGTGCAACTCGGTCTAGCTCGGCAGTTGGCGAGGGAGCTCATGGTTTAGGCGGTTGGCAAGGGAGCTTGTGATCTCAGCGGTTGTGCGCAGTCTGCGACACACAGGAGGCGGTGTCTTCCTGGGTTGGGGGTGGTCAATTCACGATCTGTGACCCACCCTCACCGTTGGGTACTCCTCCATGGATGGAGAACACATCAGCCACTGACATTGTTGACAACGCTGAGCGGCAAAAGGGAGTTGATAGTGGGGGTGTGCGTGTGTGAGAGAGGTTGAGGAggggtggcggtggtggagaggaggggGCGTGCACAGCCGTGGACGGTGGCGTAGGCGAGGGGAGCCTGAGCGAAGGCAGCGCTGACGAAGCATGCGATGGAGGCTAAGAACGGTGGGGAGAACGGTGGGGAACGGATAGGATGGCTGGTTCAGTGGTTTTTTGTTTTCTCAATTTCAGATGGTAGGTACGGGAAAGTGGTAGGCGCggttttttcccttttttattagataggaaaTTGGGGCAAGGGGGTGACGACGTAGCTACTGTTTTATATTAGTAGAGATTGAAATCTGAATAACTGATAGTCTGATACACGCAAATTGATTTAGGAGTCTCCAAAGCAATGTAATAAGATCTCCCAGTGCCTGAAATATTAACTTTGACAATGCAGCTGGTGGCACAATACCCCCGATTTCACTTGAATGCCACTTTAATTATCCGTTCTCTGTTTATTAGTAGTCAAAGCATATGGATCAGAGCAAAATAACATTGTTTGAATGTAATATGTATTGAAATGCAATCCATTGTGTGTTGCAAAATCTTTCCTTTGTTTGTGGTTATATGTTTCCCAAGTGATGACTGATAAGTGTTTGTCATGAAAAGAATTGAGCGGAAGAAATTGCAAACCATAACTAGAACTAGATTACCTGTGTGATTTCAAATATTATAAATGGGAAAGGACAATAGTACTTCTGTTACACTCCGCTTTTTTATTCTTGTGGAAATATGACATATTACATCGGGTTCTCTTACTACCTTGCATCAATGATTTCTTTAGGTCGTATCAAGCAAATATTCTAGCCATGATGTACCAAAATAGTGAATTAGTGATAACCTTAGTGTCCATGCAATTCAGACATTGAGCTTTTTCTTAAGAAAtatctgtattttttttcagcTTTTGAACCATTTAAGGACCCAAGAGTGGATACTCTTGCTCCTAAGTTGCTCTTTATTGCTCTCAACTTGG
The nucleotide sequence above comes from Phragmites australis chromosome 4, lpPhrAust1.1, whole genome shotgun sequence. Encoded proteins:
- the LOC133916067 gene encoding ER membrane protein complex subunit 4-like is translated as MEKGKGLARRWAVELHDASSSSSSAAVPDPPGFTRSAPDADDATGARQRKDSEAAWKAKKAWEVAQAPFKNLMMMGFMMWMAGSTVHLFSIGITFSALWQPLSALRSVGKAFEPFKDPRVDTLAPKLLFIALNLAAMGLGVWKLNTLGLLPTNPSDWVSSLSPAREVEYAGGGIPLN